A genomic region of Brevibacillus sp. JNUCC-41 contains the following coding sequences:
- a CDS encoding YpzI family protein, with product MGKDRQEKKLKESKRVESDRDQSLGHKGATRMEGPEEARKRNS from the coding sequence ATGGGAAAAGATCGGCAAGAGAAGAAATTGAAAGAGAGTAAACGCGTGGAGTCTGACAGGGACCAATCACTGGGTCATAAAGGGGCAACAAGGATGGAAGGACCTGAAGAGGCACGAAAAAGGAATAGTTAA
- the fni gene encoding type 2 isopentenyl-diphosphate Delta-isomerase, which translates to MERKQRKLDHIEFALKTGQQHKTGLEDISFIHQSLPGISLNNVNLTAEVGELELSSPIFINAMTGGGGPETEKLNGDLAIAARETGIAMAVGSQMAAIKDSAQQASFKVVRKENPDGVLIGNLGGEATVEQAKRASEMIGANALQIHINVIQELTMPEGDRDFAGTLSRIEKINSTIGIPVIVKEVGFGMSMETARQLHSVGVSIIDVGGFGGTNFAKIENERRAKILGYFNEWGIPTAASIVEAVNVSPQLSVIGSGGIQSPLEITKSLALGAKGVGLAGHFLKIYKELGLEQLIKEIHYIHEDLKVIMTALGCGNIPELRKSKLVIKGNTYHWLSQRGIDCSAYAK; encoded by the coding sequence TTGGAGAGAAAACAACGAAAATTAGATCATATAGAATTTGCGCTAAAGACAGGACAGCAACATAAAACCGGGCTAGAAGATATTTCGTTTATTCACCAAAGCTTACCAGGTATTTCCTTGAATAATGTGAACCTCACAGCAGAAGTTGGCGAACTTGAATTAAGTTCGCCAATTTTTATAAATGCCATGACCGGAGGCGGAGGCCCTGAAACCGAAAAATTGAATGGTGACCTAGCCATTGCAGCACGGGAAACAGGAATCGCCATGGCGGTAGGATCGCAAATGGCAGCCATCAAGGATTCCGCCCAGCAAGCTTCTTTTAAAGTTGTAAGGAAGGAAAATCCTGATGGTGTGTTGATTGGTAATCTCGGTGGTGAAGCAACAGTCGAACAGGCTAAGCGGGCAAGCGAAATGATCGGGGCCAATGCCCTTCAGATTCATATTAACGTCATTCAAGAATTGACGATGCCTGAAGGAGACAGGGATTTTGCGGGTACCCTTTCGAGAATAGAAAAAATCAACAGTACGATCGGAATTCCTGTCATCGTAAAAGAGGTTGGATTTGGGATGAGTATGGAAACGGCGCGGCAATTACATTCCGTGGGTGTTTCGATCATTGATGTAGGCGGGTTTGGCGGAACGAATTTTGCTAAAATCGAGAATGAAAGACGAGCAAAAATACTCGGATATTTTAATGAATGGGGCATACCGACAGCCGCTTCGATTGTCGAAGCCGTTAATGTTTCACCACAGCTTTCAGTCATTGGGTCTGGTGGCATTCAAAGCCCTTTGGAAATTACAAAAAGCCTGGCATTAGGAGCAAAAGGAGTCGGGTTGGCCGGACATTTCCTCAAAATCTATAAAGAGTTGGGCTTGGAACAATTGATTAAAGAAATACATTACATACATGAAGATTTGAAGGTCATCATGACTGCACTCGGGTGCGGTAATATCCCAGAACTAAGGAAATCGAAATTAGTCATCAAAGGAAATACCTATCATTGGTTATCTCAAAGAGGCATTGATTGTTCAGCATATGCTAAATGA
- the rpsA gene encoding 30S ribosomal protein S1 has protein sequence MTEDMNQVEVNNYKVGDQVRATVSKVEEKQVMVDVENSKTDGIIPISELSSLHVEKASDAVSEGDALELEVIKVEEEALILSKRKIDALKAWDDLELKFENGDVFEAEVKDVVKGGLVVDLGVRGFVPASLVEDYFVEDFSDYKNKTLTFKIVELEKDKNRLILSHRAVVQDQKEKQKANVLDKIESGQVLEGLVQRITDFGAFVDIGGVDGLVHISQLSHQHVDKASDVVSEGDKVQVKVLSIDRDNERISLSIKDTLPGPWAGIADKAAKGSTLEGTVKRLVSFGAFVEIFPGVEGLVHISQISHKHIATPQEVLKEGQSVKVKVLEVNETDQRLSLSIKELEEPQSNYNTSDYELPEESKGFQLGEMIGDQLKKLK, from the coding sequence ATGACAGAAGATATGAACCAGGTAGAAGTGAACAATTACAAAGTTGGGGATCAAGTTAGGGCAACCGTTTCAAAGGTAGAAGAAAAACAGGTCATGGTCGATGTGGAAAACAGCAAGACGGATGGAATCATACCCATCAGTGAGCTTTCAAGCCTGCATGTCGAAAAGGCGTCAGATGCCGTTTCGGAAGGTGATGCGTTGGAGTTGGAAGTCATTAAAGTCGAAGAAGAAGCTCTCATTCTATCAAAACGTAAAATTGATGCTCTTAAAGCATGGGATGACCTGGAATTGAAATTTGAAAATGGAGACGTATTTGAGGCAGAAGTTAAAGATGTCGTCAAAGGCGGGCTCGTTGTAGATCTAGGCGTACGTGGTTTTGTTCCAGCTTCTCTAGTAGAAGACTATTTCGTTGAAGACTTTTCTGATTACAAAAACAAAACTTTAACATTCAAGATCGTTGAGCTTGAGAAAGACAAGAATCGCTTAATCCTCTCACATCGGGCAGTGGTCCAAGACCAAAAGGAAAAGCAAAAAGCAAACGTTTTGGATAAGATTGAAAGCGGGCAAGTGCTTGAGGGCTTGGTCCAAAGGATTACCGATTTTGGTGCATTCGTGGATATTGGGGGCGTAGACGGCCTTGTCCACATTTCCCAGCTTTCCCATCAGCATGTCGACAAGGCATCCGATGTCGTTTCCGAAGGGGATAAGGTACAGGTGAAAGTGCTATCCATCGATCGTGATAATGAAAGGATTTCACTTTCCATTAAGGATACCCTTCCGGGACCTTGGGCAGGAATTGCAGATAAAGCGGCCAAAGGCTCTACACTGGAAGGTACCGTGAAACGCCTTGTTTCTTTCGGTGCATTCGTGGAGATTTTTCCAGGGGTAGAAGGACTTGTCCATATTTCACAGATATCGCACAAGCATATTGCCACCCCGCAGGAAGTACTTAAAGAAGGCCAGTCTGTCAAAGTGAAAGTGCTGGAAGTCAATGAAACGGATCAACGTCTATCATTGAGCATTAAGGAACTTGAAGAACCTCAGTCCAATTACAACACATCAGATTATGAGCTCCCAGAGGAATCGAAGGGCTTTCAGCTAGGTGAAATGATCGGTGATCAATTGAAAAAACTAAAATAA
- a CDS encoding lysophospholipid acyltransferase family protein has translation MDFYTFAKNVVKGILMPSFRVKALGKEHFPKEGGVLICANHIDNLDPPIVGMTSPRDIHFMAKEELFQAPILKGILPRVNAFPVKRGNSDRESLRKGLKLLKEGKAIGLFPEGTRSKTGELGEGLAGAGFFALRSDAVIIPCAIIGPYKFLRPLKVVYGPPINFTEYREQKISADEATKIIMDHIRKLISEHK, from the coding sequence TTGGATTTTTACACATTTGCCAAGAACGTAGTAAAAGGCATTTTAATGCCTTCGTTTAGGGTTAAAGCGCTCGGAAAGGAACATTTCCCTAAAGAGGGCGGAGTATTGATCTGTGCCAATCACATTGATAATCTGGATCCGCCCATAGTTGGCATGACATCTCCAAGGGATATCCATTTCATGGCGAAAGAAGAGTTGTTTCAAGCACCTATTTTAAAGGGTATATTACCAAGAGTAAATGCATTTCCCGTGAAGCGGGGCAATAGCGATCGGGAATCCCTTAGAAAAGGTTTGAAGCTTTTGAAGGAAGGCAAGGCAATTGGTCTGTTTCCAGAGGGAACCAGAAGCAAAACTGGTGAATTGGGAGAAGGTTTGGCGGGGGCTGGATTTTTCGCGTTGCGTTCTGATGCCGTTATCATACCGTGTGCAATCATCGGCCCTTATAAATTTTTGCGTCCGTTGAAAGTCGTTTACGGTCCTCCAATAAATTTTACCGAATATCGCGAACAGAAAATATCAGCTGATGAAGCTACAAAAATCATCATGGACCATATTCGGAAATTGATTTCCGAGCATAAATAG
- the cmk gene encoding (d)CMP kinase, which yields MEKKLSVAIDGPAAAGKSTVAKIVAEKFNYIYVDTGAMYRALTYKALNQKILLDDEQALSKVLINTEIELRPSENGQLVFLDNEDVTAQIRNNEVTGSVSEVAKHRSIREELVRRQQTFGENGGVVMDGRDIGTHVLPNAEVKVFLIASVDERAQRRHQENISKGFPSDIEKLREEIATRDKLDSEREVSPLKKAADAIEIDTTSLSIQEVAERIMSLIEERKR from the coding sequence ATGGAAAAAAAATTATCAGTCGCAATCGATGGACCAGCTGCTGCTGGAAAAAGCACGGTTGCTAAAATTGTCGCAGAAAAGTTCAATTACATATATGTGGATACAGGAGCAATGTACAGGGCCCTTACCTATAAGGCCCTTAATCAAAAGATTCTTCTTGATGATGAACAAGCATTATCAAAAGTTCTCATCAATACTGAAATCGAATTAAGACCTAGTGAAAACGGACAGCTGGTGTTCTTGGATAATGAGGACGTGACAGCCCAAATCAGGAACAATGAAGTGACCGGTTCCGTTTCGGAAGTGGCGAAGCACCGGAGCATCCGGGAAGAATTGGTTCGCAGGCAGCAAACCTTTGGTGAAAATGGCGGTGTCGTCATGGATGGCAGGGACATCGGTACGCATGTTTTGCCGAACGCCGAAGTAAAGGTATTTCTAATCGCTTCTGTGGATGAAAGGGCACAGAGGAGGCATCAGGAAAATATATCGAAAGGTTTTCCGTCAGATATCGAAAAATTAAGGGAAGAAATCGCAACAAGGGACAAACTGGACTCCGAACGCGAAGTATCGCCACTGAAAAAGGCGGCGGATGCTATCGAAATCGATACGACTTCATTATCGATTCAGGAAGTTGCAGAAAGAATCATGTCTTTAATAGAAGAGAGGAAAAGATGA